One Brassica oleracea var. oleracea cultivar TO1000 chromosome C7, BOL, whole genome shotgun sequence genomic window carries:
- the LOC106303723 gene encoding formyltetrahydrofolate deformylase 1, mitochondrial-like, translated as MSRLEAEEGERMMMMMRRISERASGFSKNLILRSSASRFHGESLDSSISPVLIPGVHVFHCQDAVGIVAKLSSVESAL; from the exons ATGTCTCGTCTAGAGGCCGAGGAGGGTGAGAGGATGATGATGATGATGCGAAGAATCTCCGAGAGAGCTTCTGGTTTCTCTAAGAACTTGATTCTCAGATCCTCGGCGTCGCGGTTTCACGGCGAGTCCCTCGATTCCTCCATCTCACCCGTTCTCATTCCCGGCGTCCATGTCTTCCATTGCCAG GACGCAGTTGGAATCGTAGCAAAGCTATCAAGCGTGGAGTCTGCACT CTAG
- the LOC106306967 gene encoding calcium sensing receptor, chloroplastic encodes MAMAEMAMKSSVTTTKLTLPPSSSSSCKKRARQVSVALPTTTSISLLSVFSSPPPEAKAAVSISKDQIVSSLTEVEKTINQVQETGSSVFDATQRVFQVVGDALKPALDTALPIAKQAGEEALKLASPAFSEASKKAQEAMQSSGIDAEPVFNAAKTVTDVAQQTTKALEDAKPIASSTMETISSADPSVVVVAAGAAFIAYLLLPPVWSAISFNFRGYKGDLTPAQTLDLLCSKNYLMVDIRSEKEKEKAGIPRLPSNAKNSMIAIPLEELPNKVKGIVRNSKRVEAEIAALKISYLKRINKGSNIIIMDSYSDSAKIVAKTLKVLGFKNCWIVTDGFSGGRGWLQSRLGTDSYNFSFAQVLSPSRIIPAASRFGTRSGTKFLPSSD; translated from the exons ATGGCTATGGCGGAGATGGCAATGAAGTCTTCAGTAACAACTACAAAACTCACTCTTCCTCCTTCTTCTTCTTCGTCTTGTAAGAAGAGAGCGAGGCAAGTCTCTGTCGCACTTCCGACAACAACTTCAATCTCTCTGTTATCTGTCTTCTCATCTCCTCCTCCTGAAGCCAAAGCTGCTGTTTCCATTTCCAAGGACCAGATCGTCTCCTCTCTCACTGAA GTGGAGAAGACAATCAACCAAGTTCAAGAAACTGGTTCGAGTGTTTTCGACGCAACGCAGCGTGTTTTCCAAGTGGTAGGAGACGCTCTCAAACCAGCCTTGGACACTGCTTTGCCCATCGCAAAGCAAGCCGGTGAAGAGGCTTTGAAGCTTGCTTCTCCTGCTTTCTCAGAGGCTTCGAAGAAAGCTCAAGAAGCAATGCAAAGCTCTGGTATTGATGCAGAGCCTGTCTTTAATGCTGCAAAG ACAGTAACAGATGTGGCCCAACAGACAACAAAAGCTCTTGAAGATGCTAAGCCCATTGCTTCATCGACCATGGAGACGATATCCTCAGCTGATCCTAGTGTCGTTGTTGTTGCTGCTGGTGCTGCGTTCATTGCTTACCTTCTCCTCCCTCCTGTTTGGTCTGCTATATCTTTTAACTTCCGTGGTTACAAAG GTGACCTCACACCGGCTCAGACACTTGATCTTCTTTGTTCCAAGAACTACTTAATGGTGGATATAAGATCAGAGAAAGAAAAGGAAAAAGCTGGGATTCCTCGTCTTCCTTCGAATGCTAAGAACAGTATGATCGCCATTCC ATTAGAAGAGCTACCGAACAAAGTAAAAGGAATCGTGAGGAACTCAAAACGTGTTGAAGCAGAAATAGCAGCATTAAAGATATCTTACCTCAAGAGAATCAACAAAGGTTCCAACATCATCATCATGGACTC GTACTCGGACTCAGCTAAAATAGTGGCGAAAACGTTAAAGGTTCTCGGGTTTAAGAACTGCTGGATCGTTACAGATGGATTCTCTGGTGGGAGAGGATGGTTGCAGAGCCGTTTGGGCACTGATTCTTACAACTTCTCGTTCGCACAGGTCTTGTCTCCGTCGAGGATTATCCCGGCAGCTTCTAGGTTCGGTACTAGATCAGGAACCAAGTTCCTTCCTAGCTCGGACTGA